DNA sequence from the Deltaproteobacteria bacterium genome:
CGACGGGACCGTGCTCACCCACTGCAACGCCGGCGCGCTCGCCACCGGCGGCTACGGCACCGCGCTCGGCGTCATCCGCGCGGCGCGCGCCGCGGGCAAGCGCGTGCGCGTGATCGCCGACGAGACGCGCCCGTACCTGCAGGGCGCGCGGCTCACCGCGTGGGAGCTGGTGCGCGACGGCTTCGACGTGACGATCATCCCGGACAGCGCCGCCGGGTTCCTGATGCGGCGCGGCGAGGTGCAGTGCGTGGTCGTCGGCGCGGACCGCGTGGCGGCCAACGGCGACGTCGCCAACAAGATCGGCACGTACCAGGTGGCGCTCGCGGCGGCGGCGCACGGCGTGCCGTTCTACGTCGCGGCGCCGGTGTCGACGATCGATTTCGAGACGCCGGCCGGCGACGCGATTCCGATCGAGGAGCGCGCCGGGACCGAGATGTTCGCGCACACCGGCGCCGACATCGCGCCCGCGGCGGCGCACGCCCGCTACCCGGCGTTCGACGTCACCCCGGCCGACCTGATCACCGCGATCGTCACGGATCGCGGCGTCGTCCGCCCGCCGTACGGCGACAGCCTGCGCCGGGCGGTGTGCGACGCATGACCGCGACCGCCATCTAACCAGCTGAACTTACTTGGGATTCTCGCGGGGCTTGACGGGCG
Encoded proteins:
- the mtnA gene encoding S-methyl-5-thioribose-1-phosphate isomerase; this translates as MTASESATSSATDDFTPIRYADGVLYVLDQRQLPAHETWVECRDEAQVADAIAKMVVRGAPAIGCTAAYGVAIAARRLAAAGAGARAFRAGLDEAIERLRATRPTAVNLFWALAQMRDAAAVALTGGTPGDAAAALDRRALAIHAEDVAMCKRIGAAGAPLLPDDGTVLTHCNAGALATGGYGTALGVIRAARAAGKRVRVIADETRPYLQGARLTAWELVRDGFDVTIIPDSAAGFLMRRGEVQCVVVGADRVAANGDVANKIGTYQVALAAAAHGVPFYVAAPVSTIDFETPAGDAIPIEERAGTEMFAHTGADIAPAAAHARYPAFDVTPADLITAIVTDRGVVRPPYGDSLRRAVCDA